One Castanea sativa cultivar Marrone di Chiusa Pesio chromosome 4, ASM4071231v1 DNA window includes the following coding sequences:
- the LOC142631491 gene encoding putative disease resistance RPP13-like protein 1 — protein sequence MAEAIVTEFAKGILGNLITLVTDQIGLAWGFKDELTRLRDSVEMVQAVLADAEKRQVGEESVRLWLQRLEKVAYDADDVLDELAYELLRRKVEIRNQMKRKDNINHERRLSIQYGGIVSKIPLSNDHVQRMRTLVSENAMFGNILSDFKCLRVLKLFCRISELSDSIGCLVHLRLLHISWADIEELPNSITKLYNLQTLRLEDCYRLRELPKDLKNLVNLRHMHVDRHYKYQPLKDMGNLKCLRTLSFFIVGQDAGEQIKELGCLNQLSGELDIRRLENVRDQEEARSANLAIKAKMNQVTFYWSLYAERKVNHCNDEEVLEGLCPHQNLKSLKIDGFSGKKFPSWMSSHFDYLIQINLEYCENCEQVPTFGHLPCLKALEIKGMDDVTCIGVEFYGMRSDVLFPALRTLTFWGMKKLVEWKDALEVTSARVVFPCLEELTIKNVNNCEQLKGAPCHFPFLQKLTIKNVNNTALERIISNLTTLKSADICRVSGHTFALGQLFYTSIQSLWIYDCGELSYIWDTSQPLISLEELTIHDCPKLRCFPRIQGLRYLDIYECGFEVLTQLQLCTSLSELYIRACPDLKSLPDLGELCFLTRLEIQNCRNITRLPEGPFKCLKRLEIGGYCEELDVFPSLNNFIQHSHTTLQYLRLRGWAKLNSLPGEIQQFTALETLVIDDFDGIETLPEWLGNLSFLKGLYIYDCKNLMYLPTTTTRLIKLEELHILRCFKLEERCAKGSGEEWFKIAHIPSMLM from the exons ATGGCTGAGGCTATCGTTACTGAATTTGCTAAGGGAATACTAGGAAATCTGATAACACTGGTTACTGACCAGATTGGCCTTGCTTGGGGCTTCAAGGATGAGCTGACACGGCTTCGTGACTCAGTAGAGATGGTTCAAGCTGTGCTAGCTGATGCAGAGAAAAGGCAAGTGGGAGAAGAGAGCGTGAGGCTTTGGCTGCAGAGGCTTGAAAAAGTTGCTTATGATGCTGATGACGTGCTAGATGAGCTTGCTTATGAGCTTCTTCGGCGAAAGGTAGAGATCCGAAACCAAATGAAGAGAAAG GATAACATTAATCATGAACGCCGTTTATCAATCCAATATGGGGGAATAGTATCAAAAATTCCACTTTCAAATGACCATGTTCAGAGAATGCGCACACTTGTTTCAGaaaatgctatgtttggaaACATATTATCAGATTTTAAATGCTTGCGtgttctaaaattattttgtcgGATATCAGAGTTATCAGACTCAATTGGTTGCTTGGTACACTTGAGGCTTCTCCACATCTCATGGGCTGACATCGAAGAATTACCAAACTCCATCACCAAGCTCTACAATTTGCAAACTTTAAGACTTGAAGATTGCTATCGTCTCAGAGAGCTtccaaaagatttaaaaaatttggttaACTTGAGGCATATGCATGTTGATCGTCATTATAAATACCAACCACTAAAAGATATGGGGAATTTGAAATGTCTACGAACATTGTCATTTTTCATTGTGGGTCAAGATGCAGGTGAGCAGATCAAGGAATTGGGATGCTTGAATCAACTTAGTGGAGAATTAGACATTAGGCGTCTAGAGAATGTGAGAGATCAAGAAGAAGCTAGAAGTGCAAATTTAGCAATAAAGGCGAAAATGAACCAGGTAACATTTTACTGGAGTCTTTATGCAGAGAGAAAGGTCAACCATTGTAATGACGAAGAAGTGTTGGAAGGCCTCTGTCCtcatcaaaatttgaaatcctTAAAAATTGATGGTTTTAGTGGAAAGAAATTCCCCTCATGGATGTCGTCGCATTTTGACTATTTGATCCAGATAAATTTAGAATACTGCGAAAATTGTGAACAAGTTCCCACCTTCGGCCATCTACCTTGCCTTAAGGCTCTTGAAATAAAGGGAATGGATGACGTGACATGTATTGGAGTTGAGTTTTACGGCATGCGCAGTGATGTATTGTTTCCGGCATTAAGAACGCTCACTTTTTGGGGTATGAAGAAACTAGTGGAGTGGAAGGATGCACTGGAGGTGACATCAGCACGTGTAGTGTTTCCTTGCCTTGAGGAGTTGACCATTAAAAACGTCAACAATTGTGAACAACTTAAGGGTGCCCCATGTCATTTTCCATTTCTACAGAAATTAACTATTAAAAACGTCAACAACACCGCTTTGGAAAGGATTATCAGCAATCTTACCACGCTCAAGTCCGCCGATATTTGTAGAGTGTCAGGACATACTTTTGCGCTAGGGCAACTTTTCTATACCTCTATCCAATCACTCTGGATATATGATTGTGGGGAACTGAGTTATATATGGGACACCTCGCAACCCCTCATTTCCCTCGAGGAGCTGACAATACATGATTGTCCTAAGCTGAGGTGTTTTCCACGTATACAAGGTCTACGCTACTTGGATATATACGAGTGTGGTTTTGAAGTTCTAACTCAGCTACAATTATGTACGTCTCTCTCAGAATTGTATATACGTGCTTGTCCTGATCTGAAATCACTTCCAGATCTAGGAGAGTTGTGCTTTCTTACCCgtttagaaattcaaaattgcCGCAACATCACGCGTCTGCCAGAGGGGCCATTTAAATGCTTGAAGAGATTGGAGATTGGTGGGTATTGTGAGGAGCTGGATGTTTTTCCCAGTCTCAATAATTTCATCCAACACTCTCATACGACGCTCCAATATCTAAGATTGAGAGGGTGGGCTAAACTCAACTCTCTCCCGGGCGAAATTCAACAGTTCACTGCCCTTGAAACTCTGGTTATCGATGATTTTGATGGAATAGAAACTTTACCTGAGTGGTTGGGCAACCTTTCTTTCCTTAAAGGACTCTATATTTATGACTGCAAGAACCTGATGTATCTGCCCACAACCACAACACGCCTCATCAAATTAGAAGAACTACATATTTTGCGTTGCTTCAAGTTAGAGGAAAGATGTGCAAAGGGAAGCGGGGAAGAGTGGTTCAAGATTGCCCACATTCCATCGATGTTGATGTAA